The DNA sequence CAATCATTTTAAGGCGATAGGCAAAATCAAATAACTCTTTTTAATCCAATAAAAAATGAATCTGTTCTCGAAGCAAATCGAAAAAATACAATCTAAACCCAAAACTATTTTTCTCCTAGATGGTTTGGGAGCTCTTTTGACAGCTGTTCTATTATTGTTTGTTCTCAGTCCCTTTGACATTTATTTTGGTATGCCAAGAGCGATTCTCACTGCGCTGTCGTTAACAGCATTTCTTTTTGCCTTCTATTCCTTCTTTTGCTTTACAATATCCAAACCCAATATTCGAAAATTATTAAAACCAATTATTCTGGCCAATTCCATCTACTGTCTTACAACACTTGGACTGGTATTCTTTTTTCTGGACCGACTTACTACTTTAGGAATAAGCTACTTTATTGGTGAAATTTTAATAATCTTTGGATTGATTTACATAGAAGTAAAAATTCTAAAAACAAAGCAACAACTGTAAACCACTGATTATCTTCACCTATAACCTATACAAACTTCTTTTCGTTAAAGTATTCTTTTTCTCTAAAAACAGGTATTTATACGTGTTTTTTTATTTACAATAAAAACGATTTTTGTAATCAGATGTAAAAAACTGCTGCCGATAAAAAAACAAAAAGCAGAATATCACAACAAAACATTGCAAAAGTTAGATTAATAAAAAATAATACAATGAAAAATCTTTGGTGTTGGCGTTGCAAAAAAGAAGTCCCAATGTTGAATGAAGAAGAACATCTTATAGCAACAAAACTGTATCGTCACGGTTTTCAAACCGGCAAGTGTACTATGACAAGACAGGAACGCTTTAAAGGACTACTCGATTATTATAAAGAACTCTCCGGTTATGAAGAAAAGGACCCCAATGTCATCATGCATCACAGAATTGTATTATACGGTTCTCCCTGCGAGAATTGCAACAAACCCTATCGAACTTCAAAAGCTGCCTTCTGTGCCGCCTGCGGACATAAAAAGCCTGTGCAGAAGTTAGTGGTTAGTCTTTAGTCTTTAGTCTCGCTGTGCAGTCTCAGTCTACGGTCTAGGTTTACAATTTACAAACCACATTTTACTATTTACCATTAATAAAATCACTTTCAATCTTATTCAAAAGTATCGTGTTTGTGCTCGCAATCGTTGCAACAGGCAAACTTTGATAAATGGGTTTCGAAAGATTAATTAAACCATCATTATTTACTTTATCAACTGCCGTTTCTTTAAAAACATAGATGGAATTTTCAAAAACTACCGGATGCATTTTATTGTCATAGGTGATTAATGCTTCCGCGCTGGCTTCAAAAGATTTTAATGCCAGTACATCATTTTCTATTTTATGAAAAGTTAATCTCCAGGATGCTGTTTTGTTTTCTGTTATAGATTCCTTTTTACTCTCTTTTACAATTCCCTTAGTTAAATTGTTTTGGTATTCGACCGTGTTTCTAAATTCTAAAACGGCCTTAGATTTTTTATCAAAAATAACTTTACCTCTTACTCTTTTAGAAACTTCTTTAGTCGTTTCCCAATCCGACTCAAAAGATACTATAATCTGATCTGAAGGAGATTCTTCGACTACTCCAATTACATCTTTATTGAACTTAACGAAATTCGAAAGACACGAATTCAAATAAATTGCACTAATTAAAGAACCGGGATTTATATAACCACTGTTATTCTCATTGACACGCGGAACATCTGTAAAAATATCCAGCGGAATATTTTTATTATAATCAATCGCGCCCAATCGCAGTTTTATTTTACTCCTCTTTTGAAATTCATACGTTTTGTCCCACCAGTTGATCTTGCTCAGAATTAATCTTTTTAGTTGGTTATCTACCGATACTGTTTCTTTAAAACTGCACTCTTTTTCAAATGGAGTATGAACGTAAAAACGAGCATAATTATCTAAAACATATTGTATTGCTTTATTTAAATTAAAAGATTTTATAACGATCTCGTCAAGTTGAACTGCTTGGGCAATCATAAAAATTGTATCTGATTGAGTCTCCCATCCTTTTTCTAAAATAACATCATCAAAACCTAATTTTGAGATCTTAAAAGCACCATTTTTCAATACAATGGCCGCTTTACCTTCTGAATTTGTAAATGTTCCTTCGTTTTCCTCTATAGAAAAAATAGCGGCATTATCTATAGGAAAACCTGTTGTTTTGTCGACAACAACCAGTGTCCTATTTTGCGAAAGTCCAATTTGAAATACAAGACACAATACAATTACAGTTTGTTCCTTCGTCCATTTAAAAATTCTCATAAGTGGTTTTTTATTTGATTAGTTTGGTATAGTTTTTTGATAGTCATCTAAATCGCTCCTCGACTAACACAAATTTTATTCCAAAAAACCTGGTGTCTTTTTTTTAGTTTGCAGTTGCAGTTTTCAGTCACAGTCTCATCTCAAATCCGAACTCGCAAACTGAGACTGAGACTGAGACTGAGACCGAGACCGAGACTGAGACCGAGAGCTAAACACTAAAAAAAATCGTTAAAAATCCCCTTCGCTTACTACTTTTTATACAATAAAAAATATATTTGTCAGGAAGAACAAAGGCAACCCCTATGTTGCTTATAGAAACCCGGAAAATATAATGGTATGGATTATGAAAAATTTATTTTCTGTCTGGAAGGCGTTCCCGATGTAGAAACCATTGGCGCAACTGAGGTTGTCAAAAATTTAGAAGAAATCGCAATTGACCAAGGTATAGCCAGTATCTACAGAGCCTGCGACACTATTGAAGGATTAGAAGAAAGCCTGAACATTTTACTTTATGAAGATCATAATTTTAAAGATTATGAAATCATATATTTAGTGATGCCCGGAGAGCCCAACAATATTTGCCTACACGATTATTACTATAGTCTGGAAGAAATAGCCGAACTCTTTGAAGGAAAAATGAAAGGAAAAGTAATTCACTTCGCCAACAGAAAAATCTTAGACTTAACCGCAGAGGAAGCCCAATACTTTCTGGATATAACCGGAGCACGTGCTATTTCGGGTTATGGATCTACTTACAACAAAATTGCCAGTTACAGCACTATTGACAAGGCCTTTTTTAGTTTGTATCAAGACAATGACGATCTTACCGAAGTAGTTGAAGAGTTGTATCAGAAACATTACAATCTTTGTAAACTACTTGATTTTAGATTGTATTATTAGTTTATTACTATGAAGTTGTGAAATGCAAAATACAAACTGCAAACTGAGACCGAGACTGAGACCGAGACTGAGACCGAGACTGAGACTGAGACTGAAACTGAGAGCAAGACCTAAAAAAATAAAACATTCCTAAAATCACCCCTCTAATTCAACGCATTATTAAACAATAAGCAGCTTTTAAATGCAATAATTAACATCTAATTAATATTCTACTTAGCCGATAGATTTTGTTATAAAAAAAATGTGACTTACATTTGCAGCGAAATTTAGAGAGATTGTGTTTTTCTTTCTACTCTTCAAATCGACTAGAAATACCAGAATATGATAGAATTAAAGAATATTACTAAAAAGTTTTATAAAACAGGAAGAGAAATTATCGCTCTTCAGGATGTATCACTTCACGTACCTGCGGGTAAAGTTTTTGGAGTTATCGGTACCTCCGGAGCAGGAAAAAGCACCCTGATCCGTTGTATCAACTTACTGGAAAAACCAACTTCGGGAGACGTAATTGTAGACGGAAAATCATTATTACAATTAAGTAATTCTCAGTTGGCGCAGGAAAGAAGACAAATCGGAATGATTTTTCAGCATTTTAATCTTTTATCCTCCCGTACCGTTTTTGAGAATGTGGCTTTTCCATTAGAATTAGCCGGAGCTTCCAAAAGCACTATCAAAGAACGTGTACTGGAATTATTAGACCTTGTTGGACTGTCCGAAAAAATCAATGATTATCCAGCGAGTCTTTCAGGCGGACAAAAACAACGTGTAGCCATTGCAAGAACTTTAGCCAATAATCCTAAAGTCCTTTTATGTGATGAGGCGACAAGCGCATTAGACCCCGGAACGACCAGATCGATTTTAAATTTATTAAAAGACATCAACAAACGTCTGAACATTACCATTTTACTAATCACACACCAAATGGAAGTTGTGAAAGCAATTTGTGATGAGGTTGCCGTAATCAGTAATGGAAAATTAATTGAACAAGGTACTGTGGGCGAGATATTTGCCAATCCAAAAAACGAATTGACACGCGAGTTTATAGCTTCCTCTTTACATATTGAAATTCCCGAACTGTATCAGGACCGCTTACAATCGGTTTACAAAGAAGGCTTATTTCCTTTATTGCGATTGGAGCTCAATGGAAAATCGGTAAACGAACCCATACTAACTCAGGCTGCCATTCAGTTTGGTGTGAATGCCAATATTATTACCGCACAAACCGCTTATGCCGGCGAAACCAATTTCGGAATTCTTATCGTTGAATTATCTGGTAATGAAACTCAGCAAAAAGAAGCCATTCAATTTTTTAATGACAAACACGTAAAAACAGAACTATTAGGCTATGTCTGAATCTATTATAACACTACTATTACAAGGTACATTAGAAACTATTGTAATGACATTTTTAGCCGGATTCTTCGGTTTTTTATTGGGACTTCCTTCGGGAATATTACTCTTTCTAACCCGAAAAGGTCAGATTTTAGAACACGTTGTATTCAACCGAATTCTTTCGATACTCGTAAACATCTTCCGATCGATTCCGTTTATTATTTTAATTGTCTGGATGATTCCTTTTACAAGAGCTTTGGTTGGAACTTCAATTGGAGTTAGTGCAGCCTTAGTTCCTTTAAGTATTGGAGCTGCTCCCTTTATTGCAAGATTGGTCGAAAACAGTTTACTGAGTCTGCCTTCAGGATTAATCGAAGCAGCAAGAGCTTTAGGCGCCACACCACTACAAATTGTATATAAAGTGTTACTACCGGAAGCACTTCCATCTCTTATAAATGCGGCCTCCATTACCCTGATCACCCTTGTTGGCTATTCTGCAATGGGCGGAGCCGTTGGTGCAGGCGGACTGGGACAAATTGGTTACCAATATGGTTATATCGGTTATGATGCAACCATTATGAATACCGTTTTAGTTTTGCTAGTGGCCCTTGTATTTATCATACAATTTACCGGAGACAGACTTTCAAAATATTTCGATCACAGATAAACTCCTTTTTAATTTAAAAAATAAAAATATGAATACCAGAAATAAATTTTCAATACTTACAGGGATTCTACTCTTAGCTTTAACGCTTTCTAACTGCGGAAAAGAAAAGAAAAACGACCCTAATCACATAAAAATCGGTGTTGCTACAGGGCCGGAATTTGCTGTTGCTCAAGCCGCTCAAAAAGTAGCAAAAGACAAATACGGTTTAGAAGTTGAACTCATTTCTTTTAATGATTATGTGGTACCAAACGAAGCTTTAAATCAAGGCGACATTGACGCCAATGCTTTTCAGCACAAACCTTATCTTGATGCACAAGCCAAACAAAGAGGATACAAATTGGCTATAATCGGTAAAACTTTTATTTATCCAATCGCCGCTTATTCCAGAAAAATAAAAACACTTGCTGAATTAAAACCGGGAAGTACAATCGTAATTCCAAATGACCCGACAAATGGTGGGCGTTCGTTATTATTACTTCAAAAAAATGGTCTTATAAAATTGAAAGATAATGTTGGTCTTTTGCCAAAAGTAATTGACATTGCTGAAAATCCAAAGAACTTAAAAATCTTAGAATTAGAAGCACCACAAATTCCAAGAACCTTAGACGATCAAAATGTAACAATTGCTATTATCAATAACACATTCTCCTCACAAGCCGGACTTGTTCCATCAAGAGATGCTTTGTTTGTGGAAGATAAAGATTCACCGTATGTAAATCTGGTAGTTTCAAGAGAAGACAATAAAAATGATCCAAAAGTTCTTAAATTCTTAAAAGCATTCCAATCGGTTGAGGTTGAAAAAGCGGCCGAAAAAGAATTTAAAGGCGGAGCTGTAAAAGGCTGGTAAAAATCATTTTTTTTCGAATACAAAAAAGGCTGACGCGTATATTGTCAGCCTTTTTTTTATGAATAAAATTCTACATCAAAGCAACTAATTTGCTCTTTAAAATAGTGCCACGAATTATTTTTGCCACAGATTAAAAAGATTCGCACAGATTCTTTAATCATTTTAATCTTTTAATCTGTGGCCTTTTTTTTCGTAAACCAGATTATTAACTCTTTGCCAAAGTTCAAAACGCACTTTCTTGAAATCTGTGCCATTTTCCCGGAACAAAGCCAAACACTTTTATACGCTCCTCAAGTTATTTTTTCTTTAAAAAATTACGCTACTTTAACTTCCTGTACTTCCACCGCGGTACTTCTTCTTTGAATAAGAACAAAAGTGATAAACATTCCAACAACAGACATTCCAACCCCGATAAGATTGGGTGAAGCATAACTGTAACCCGCAGCCAGAGGTAATCCGCCAAGGAAAGCGCCCAATGCATTCCCTATATTAAAACTTCCCTGCAAAGAAGCCGAAGCAATCATTTCTGCATCTTTCGCAGTACGAATCATCAACATCTGTATAGGTGCAATAACAGAGAAAGAAATTGCTCCCGTTAAGAAAGTAAAGAATAAAGAAGCATACTGATTGAAAGAGAAAAAGTAAACCAAAATCAAATCGACCGACATTACAAACAATAACGCTAAGGTAGTCGGTGCCGGTGAAAATTTATCGGCCAGTTTACCGCCTAAGAAATTCCCAACAACCATTCCCAAACCTGCCAGAATCAAAATATACGAAACATCTTCTGCTGCAAATTTAGATACGTTGGTCAATAAAGGTGCGATATAACTAATCC is a window from the Flavobacterium cupriresistens genome containing:
- a CDS encoding carboxypeptidase-like regulatory domain-containing protein — protein: MRIFKWTKEQTVIVLCLVFQIGLSQNRTLVVVDKTTGFPIDNAAIFSIEENEGTFTNSEGKAAIVLKNGAFKISKLGFDDVILEKGWETQSDTIFMIAQAVQLDEIVIKSFNLNKAIQYVLDNYARFYVHTPFEKECSFKETVSVDNQLKRLILSKINWWDKTYEFQKRSKIKLRLGAIDYNKNIPLDIFTDVPRVNENNSGYINPGSLISAIYLNSCLSNFVKFNKDVIGVVEESPSDQIIVSFESDWETTKEVSKRVRGKVIFDKKSKAVLEFRNTVEYQNNLTKGIVKESKKESITENKTASWRLTFHKIENDVLALKSFEASAEALITYDNKMHPVVFENSIYVFKETAVDKVNNDGLINLSKPIYQSLPVATIASTNTILLNKIESDFINGK
- a CDS encoding DUF6642 family protein, with the protein product MDYEKFIFCLEGVPDVETIGATEVVKNLEEIAIDQGIASIYRACDTIEGLEESLNILLYEDHNFKDYEIIYLVMPGEPNNICLHDYYYSLEEIAELFEGKMKGKVIHFANRKILDLTAEEAQYFLDITGARAISGYGSTYNKIASYSTIDKAFFSLYQDNDDLTEVVEELYQKHYNLCKLLDFRLYY
- the metN gene encoding methionine ABC transporter ATP-binding protein MetN, which translates into the protein MIELKNITKKFYKTGREIIALQDVSLHVPAGKVFGVIGTSGAGKSTLIRCINLLEKPTSGDVIVDGKSLLQLSNSQLAQERRQIGMIFQHFNLLSSRTVFENVAFPLELAGASKSTIKERVLELLDLVGLSEKINDYPASLSGGQKQRVAIARTLANNPKVLLCDEATSALDPGTTRSILNLLKDINKRLNITILLITHQMEVVKAICDEVAVISNGKLIEQGTVGEIFANPKNELTREFIASSLHIEIPELYQDRLQSVYKEGLFPLLRLELNGKSVNEPILTQAAIQFGVNANIITAQTAYAGETNFGILIVELSGNETQQKEAIQFFNDKHVKTELLGYV
- the metI gene encoding methionine ABC transporter permease MetI — protein: MSESIITLLLQGTLETIVMTFLAGFFGFLLGLPSGILLFLTRKGQILEHVVFNRILSILVNIFRSIPFIILIVWMIPFTRALVGTSIGVSAALVPLSIGAAPFIARLVENSLLSLPSGLIEAARALGATPLQIVYKVLLPEALPSLINAASITLITLVGYSAMGGAVGAGGLGQIGYQYGYIGYDATIMNTVLVLLVALVFIIQFTGDRLSKYFDHR
- the metQ gene encoding methionine ABC transporter substrate-binding lipoprotein MetQ codes for the protein MNTRNKFSILTGILLLALTLSNCGKEKKNDPNHIKIGVATGPEFAVAQAAQKVAKDKYGLEVELISFNDYVVPNEALNQGDIDANAFQHKPYLDAQAKQRGYKLAIIGKTFIYPIAAYSRKIKTLAELKPGSTIVIPNDPTNGGRSLLLLQKNGLIKLKDNVGLLPKVIDIAENPKNLKILELEAPQIPRTLDDQNVTIAIINNTFSSQAGLVPSRDALFVEDKDSPYVNLVVSREDNKNDPKVLKFLKAFQSVEVEKAAEKEFKGGAVKGW